From Streptomyces asiaticus, one genomic window encodes:
- a CDS encoding histidine phosphatase family protein, giving the protein MTATHTPHTPHTTHPTGTPHATRYLYLTRHGEATPDEGALTPTGRRQATLLGERLRGVPLSAIHHGPLPRAAETARLIGDQLDGVPAHACEPAGDYVPYTPRRDELPADSADFLLEFVHRFPPEERARGPQLARAAEERFTGPVDGPEDRHELVVTHNFLIGWLVRAVLDAPKWRWLGLNQCNAALTVIRCPPPGRPPSVLFSNDMAHLPAPLRWTGYPPELRITS; this is encoded by the coding sequence ATGACCGCGACCCACACGCCCCACACGCCCCACACAACCCACCCGACCGGCACACCCCACGCCACCCGCTATCTCTATCTGACCCGCCACGGCGAGGCCACGCCGGACGAAGGCGCGCTCACGCCCACCGGCCGCCGCCAGGCCACGCTGCTCGGCGAGCGGCTCCGGGGCGTTCCGCTGTCGGCGATCCACCACGGCCCGCTGCCCCGCGCGGCCGAGACCGCCCGGCTGATCGGCGACCAACTCGACGGCGTACCGGCCCATGCCTGCGAACCGGCCGGGGACTATGTGCCGTACACGCCCCGGCGGGACGAACTGCCCGCCGATTCCGCCGACTTCCTGCTCGAATTCGTTCACCGCTTTCCCCCCGAGGAACGCGCCCGCGGCCCGCAGCTGGCCCGTGCCGCCGAGGAGCGCTTCACGGGTCCGGTGGACGGGCCCGAGGACCGCCATGAGCTGGTCGTGACGCACAACTTCCTCATCGGCTGGCTGGTCCGGGCCGTGCTCGACGCCCCGAAGTGGCGCTGGCTCGGCCTCAACCAGTGCAACGCGGCGCTGACCGTCATCCGCTGTCCCCCGCCCGGCCGGCCGCCCTCGGTGCTCTTCTCCAACGACATGGCGCACCTGCCCGCGCCACTGCGCTGGACCGGCTATCCGCCGGAGCTGCGGATCA
- a CDS encoding MASE1 domain-containing protein gives MAAVARDTGIRRNSGLRHHGATALRLAAVAALYYAGARIGLLQELVRGQVTPLWPPTGIALACLLTLGPMAWPGIALGAVAVNAPIGPSPPAVLAIAAGNTLAPVCSYLLLRRVGFRTAVDRLWDALGLVFLGALAGMLISATVGTAALLLSGALAAGDFWTAWSVWWTGDAMGVLVITPVLLVLRRARLPRGVGPYRLLEAVALLLGTAAVTLVATRTEVSLLFLVFPFLIWAALRFQLAGAAPCSLIVTVLAIASTAEGTGPFSDHSLTARMVTLQAFNGSTALTALLLSAVITERNATRRQIERVCAQLADVVFRLTPDEPRPPEGDRRSPDRR, from the coding sequence ATGGCGGCTGTGGCGCGCGATACGGGGATCCGGCGGAACAGCGGCCTCCGGCACCACGGTGCCACCGCGCTGCGACTCGCGGCCGTCGCCGCCCTCTACTACGCGGGCGCCAGGATCGGACTGCTCCAGGAGCTGGTGCGCGGTCAGGTCACCCCGCTGTGGCCGCCGACCGGAATCGCCCTGGCCTGTCTGCTGACGCTGGGCCCGATGGCCTGGCCGGGCATCGCCCTCGGCGCCGTCGCGGTCAACGCCCCCATCGGCCCGTCGCCCCCGGCGGTCCTCGCGATCGCGGCGGGCAACACCCTGGCCCCGGTCTGCTCGTATCTGCTGCTGCGGCGCGTGGGCTTCCGGACCGCCGTGGACCGGCTGTGGGACGCGCTGGGCCTGGTCTTCCTCGGCGCCCTGGCGGGCATGCTGATCAGCGCCACGGTGGGCACCGCCGCGCTTCTGCTGTCGGGCGCGCTCGCGGCGGGTGACTTCTGGACCGCCTGGTCGGTGTGGTGGACGGGCGACGCGATGGGCGTCCTGGTGATCACCCCCGTACTGCTGGTGCTCCGCCGCGCCCGGCTCCCGCGCGGCGTCGGCCCGTACCGCCTGCTGGAGGCGGTGGCCCTGCTGCTGGGCACGGCGGCCGTCACGCTGGTGGCCACGCGGACGGAGGTCAGCCTGCTCTTCCTGGTCTTCCCGTTCCTGATCTGGGCCGCCCTGCGCTTCCAGCTCGCGGGCGCCGCCCCGTGCTCGCTCATCGTCACGGTCCTCGCGATCGCCTCGACGGCGGAGGGCACCGGTCCGTTCTCCGACCACTCGCTCACGGCCCGGATGGTCACCCTCCAGGCGTTCAACGGCTCGACGGCGCTGACGGCCCTACTGCTGTCCGCGGTCATCACCGAACGCAACGCCACCCGCCGCCAGATCGAACGCGTCTGCGCCCAGCTGGCCGACGTGGTCTTCCGTCTGACCCCGGACGAGCCCCGTCCGCCCGAGGGCGACCGGAGATCCCCGGACAGGCGATAG
- a CDS encoding RICIN domain-containing protein: MRSPARSAKRPRPPRAPKPRRTALLAVFSLLAALCGALATAPGASAKAAALPTGWATAVNKGSGKCVDARGAATVNGTAVQQYACNNSAAQLWKFEPTGDGYVRVDNRNDAAQAWDVTDVSTADGAAVQLWTYGGGDNQQWQAVDEGGGAYHFVNRHSGKCLDVPSASTQDGTQLQQYACNGTAAQSFQVAEVPGNPGGPDLGPNVAVFDPTMPASTIQSRLNSIFQQQERNQFGSNRYAVLFKPGTYSADVNVGFYTQVLGLGMSPDDVTINGAVHAEADWFQGNATQNFWRGAENLSVTPTSGTDRWAVSQAAPYRRMHVRGSLQLDDGGWSSGGFMADTKIDGQVRSGSQQQWLSRNTQWGSWSGSNWNMVFVGAVNAPSGNFPNPPFTVVNQTPTVREKPFLYVDQAGAYRVFVPATRSNSQGTTWAGGAPAGSSLPLDQFFIAKPGVSASAINAALAQGKHLLFTPGVYHLGETLKVTRPDTVVLGLGLATLVPDNGVTAMSVADVDGVKVAGLLFDAGPVNSGTLMEVGPSGAVAKHAANPTSLHDVFFRVGGAGVGKASKSLVVNSSNVIGDHLWIWRADHGDGVGWNTNTAANGLIVNGDDVTMYGLFVEHYQQYQTIWNGNGGRTYFYQNEMPYDPPNQGAWMNGNTQGYAAYKVGPNVTSHEAWGLGSYCYFNVNPGVVAARSFEVPDTPGVRFHHMVTVSLGGTGTISHVINNTGGPSNSANNVANLVNYP, from the coding sequence ATGCGAAGTCCGGCACGATCCGCGAAACGCCCCAGGCCCCCAAGAGCCCCCAAGCCCCGAAGAACCGCGCTCCTGGCCGTCTTCTCCCTGCTCGCCGCCCTCTGCGGCGCCCTGGCGACGGCCCCCGGGGCGAGCGCCAAGGCCGCCGCGCTGCCGACGGGCTGGGCCACCGCCGTCAACAAGGGCAGCGGCAAGTGCGTGGACGCGCGCGGCGCCGCGACGGTGAACGGCACCGCCGTCCAGCAGTACGCGTGCAACAACTCCGCCGCCCAGCTGTGGAAGTTCGAGCCCACGGGTGACGGCTACGTCCGCGTCGACAACCGCAACGACGCCGCCCAGGCGTGGGACGTGACGGACGTGTCCACCGCCGACGGCGCCGCCGTCCAGCTGTGGACCTACGGCGGCGGCGACAACCAGCAGTGGCAGGCCGTGGACGAGGGCGGCGGGGCGTATCACTTCGTCAACCGGCACAGCGGCAAGTGCCTCGACGTGCCCAGCGCCTCCACTCAGGACGGGACGCAGCTCCAGCAGTACGCCTGCAACGGCACCGCGGCCCAGTCCTTCCAGGTGGCCGAGGTCCCCGGCAATCCGGGCGGCCCCGACCTCGGCCCGAACGTGGCCGTCTTCGACCCGACGATGCCCGCGTCGACCATTCAGAGCCGACTGAACTCCATCTTCCAGCAGCAGGAGCGGAACCAGTTCGGCTCCAACCGCTATGCGGTGCTCTTCAAGCCGGGCACCTACAGCGCCGACGTCAATGTGGGCTTCTACACGCAGGTGCTCGGCCTGGGGATGTCACCGGACGATGTGACCATCAACGGCGCGGTGCACGCCGAGGCCGACTGGTTCCAGGGGAACGCCACCCAGAACTTCTGGCGCGGCGCGGAGAACCTGTCCGTGACCCCCACCTCGGGCACCGACCGCTGGGCGGTCTCCCAGGCCGCGCCGTACCGCCGGATGCATGTCCGCGGTTCGCTCCAGCTCGATGACGGCGGCTGGTCCAGCGGTGGATTCATGGCGGACACGAAGATCGACGGCCAGGTGCGCTCCGGCTCGCAGCAGCAGTGGCTCTCCCGCAACACCCAGTGGGGAAGCTGGTCCGGATCCAACTGGAACATGGTGTTCGTGGGGGCCGTCAACGCGCCCTCGGGGAACTTCCCCAATCCGCCCTTCACGGTGGTGAACCAGACCCCGACGGTCCGGGAGAAGCCCTTCCTCTACGTGGACCAGGCGGGCGCGTACAGGGTCTTCGTGCCCGCGACGCGGTCGAACTCGCAGGGCACCACCTGGGCCGGTGGCGCTCCGGCGGGGTCGTCGCTGCCCCTCGACCAGTTCTTCATCGCCAAGCCCGGGGTCTCCGCGTCGGCCATCAACGCCGCGCTCGCCCAGGGCAAGCACCTGCTCTTCACCCCGGGCGTCTACCACCTCGGCGAGACGCTGAAGGTGACCCGGCCCGACACGGTCGTCCTCGGCCTCGGGCTCGCCACCCTCGTCCCCGACAACGGCGTGACCGCGATGTCGGTCGCCGACGTGGACGGGGTCAAGGTGGCGGGGCTGCTCTTCGACGCGGGTCCGGTGAACTCCGGGACGCTGATGGAGGTGGGCCCGAGCGGGGCCGTCGCGAAGCACGCGGCGAATCCGACGTCCCTGCACGATGTGTTCTTCCGGGTCGGCGGGGCCGGGGTCGGCAAGGCGTCCAAGAGCCTGGTGGTCAACAGCTCGAACGTGATCGGCGACCATCTGTGGATCTGGCGGGCCGACCACGGTGACGGCGTCGGCTGGAACACCAACACCGCCGCCAACGGCCTGATCGTCAATGGTGACGACGTCACCATGTACGGCCTGTTCGTCGAGCACTATCAGCAGTACCAGACGATCTGGAACGGCAACGGCGGCCGGACGTACTTCTACCAGAACGAAATGCCCTACGACCCGCCCAACCAGGGCGCCTGGATGAACGGGAACACCCAGGGCTACGCCGCCTACAAGGTGGGGCCGAACGTCACCAGCCATGAGGCATGGGGTCTTGGCAGCTACTGCTACTTCAACGTGAATCCCGGTGTTGTCGCGGCCCGCTCCTTCGAGGTCCCCGACACCCCGGGCGTCCGCTTCCACCACATGGTCACCGTCTCGCTCGGCGGCACCGGCACCATCAGCCATGTCATCAACAACACGGGCGGGCCGTCCAATTCCGCCAACAATGTGGCGAACCTCGTGAACTATCCGTAG
- a CDS encoding alpha/beta fold hydrolase — protein sequence MGPIVPPLVPPYETVGDGPHHVMAVHGWFSDRAAYAAMLPHVDRRGFTYVLPDLRGYGEARDIPGAYTTGEAGGDLLALADHLGWERFSLIGHSMGAAVVQRVLAAAPDRVRRLVGVAPVPASGVPMEGEQWQLFAGAADRPENRREIIDRTTGGRHPAAWLDLMVRHSVEHSDPKALRAWLDSWALEDFHEDIAGAQVPVRIVVGAHDPALTAEVMRQTWLRWYVNAELVELEYAGHYPADETPQELVRAVEDFITADA from the coding sequence ATGGGACCGATCGTTCCACCCCTCGTTCCACCGTACGAAACCGTCGGCGACGGGCCGCACCATGTGATGGCGGTGCACGGCTGGTTCTCGGACCGGGCCGCGTACGCCGCGATGCTGCCGCACGTCGACCGTCGCGGGTTCACCTATGTGCTGCCCGATCTGCGCGGCTACGGCGAGGCGCGCGACATACCCGGCGCTTACACCACCGGCGAGGCCGGGGGCGATCTGCTCGCGCTCGCCGATCACCTCGGCTGGGAGCGGTTCTCGCTCATCGGCCACTCGATGGGCGCGGCCGTCGTCCAGCGCGTCCTGGCGGCCGCCCCGGACCGGGTCCGCCGGCTGGTCGGGGTCGCGCCGGTGCCGGCCAGCGGGGTGCCGATGGAGGGCGAGCAGTGGCAGCTGTTCGCGGGCGCCGCCGACCGCCCGGAGAACCGCCGGGAGATCATCGACCGCACCACCGGCGGCCGCCACCCGGCCGCCTGGCTGGATCTGATGGTGCGGCACTCGGTGGAGCACAGCGACCCCAAGGCACTGCGCGCATGGCTGGACTCCTGGGCGCTGGAGGACTTCCACGAGGACATCGCCGGTGCCCAGGTGCCGGTCCGGATCGTGGTCGGCGCCCACGACCCCGCGCTCACGGCGGAGGTGATGCGGCAGACCTGGCTGCGCTGGTACGTCAACGCCGAGCTGGTGGAGCTGGAGTACGCCGGGCACTACCCCGCCGACGAGACACCGCAGGAACTCGTACGGGCCGTGGAGGACTTCATCACGGCCGACGCGTAG
- a CDS encoding lytic transglycosylase domain-containing protein, which translates to MLTRAAGMAAAFLAGLALVVAAVLVVRHLTEPSEPELPVIPDARRPVVEAAVRTCSPLSVPLLAAQIDAESGWRRDADSGHAQGISQFSPVTWKEWGQDGDGDGKADVWEPRDAIPSQARYMCHLYDVVKVVPGGKTGLGATRLALAAYNAGPNAVLRARGIPKILETREYVDKILNELLPKYRKSEKKYQESEAKHTSSASASPSTPASPSPSGDPSGPASGSSPAATRRP; encoded by the coding sequence ATGCTGACCCGCGCCGCCGGGATGGCCGCCGCGTTCCTCGCCGGCCTCGCCCTGGTCGTCGCCGCGGTCCTGGTCGTACGGCATCTCACCGAGCCCTCGGAGCCCGAGCTGCCGGTGATCCCCGATGCCAGGCGCCCCGTCGTGGAGGCGGCGGTCCGCACCTGCTCCCCGCTGAGCGTGCCGCTGCTGGCCGCCCAGATCGACGCGGAGAGCGGCTGGCGCCGGGACGCGGACTCCGGGCACGCCCAGGGCATTTCGCAGTTCTCCCCGGTCACCTGGAAGGAGTGGGGCCAGGACGGCGACGGCGACGGCAAGGCCGATGTCTGGGAGCCCCGCGACGCCATCCCCTCACAGGCCCGCTACATGTGCCATCTGTACGACGTGGTCAAGGTGGTCCCGGGCGGCAAGACCGGGCTCGGCGCGACCCGGCTCGCGCTCGCGGCGTACAACGCGGGGCCCAACGCGGTGCTCCGGGCGCGCGGCATCCCGAAGATCCTCGAGACTCGGGAGTATGTCGACAAGATCTTGAACGAGCTGCTGCCCAAGTACCGGAAGAGCGAGAAGAAGTACCAGGAGAGCGAGGCGAAGCACACCAGCAGTGCCTCCGCCTCACCCTCCACACCGGCCTCCCCCTCGCCCTCCGGCGATCCGTCCGGGCCCGCCTCCGGCTCCTCACCGGCGGCTACGCGTCGGCCGTGA
- a CDS encoding DedA family protein has product MLEHLGSLTNTPWIYAVIGASVLLDVFLPVLPSGVLVITAATAAAGTTVDAVGVVRQAGAADFPAMFGLVLCAATASVLGDMVAYRLAWRGSDRLDRAIARSRRLTSAQEKLGTALVRGGGPLVVIARFAPAGRSVVSLSAGAAHRRVKEFLPWSAVAGLAWAAYSVALGYVGGQWLGATWLGTAVSVLALFAAGAGAAYVMKRPGERETGPLPAGPAGQPLPGVHQAR; this is encoded by the coding sequence TTGTTGGAACATTTGGGGTCGCTGACCAACACCCCATGGATCTACGCGGTGATCGGGGCATCCGTACTGCTCGATGTCTTCCTGCCCGTTCTGCCCAGCGGAGTTCTGGTCATCACCGCCGCCACCGCGGCCGCCGGCACCACCGTTGACGCCGTCGGCGTGGTGCGCCAGGCCGGCGCGGCCGACTTCCCCGCCATGTTCGGGCTGGTGCTGTGCGCGGCGACCGCCTCCGTCCTCGGGGACATGGTGGCCTACCGGCTGGCCTGGCGCGGCAGCGACCGGCTCGACCGCGCCATCGCCCGCTCCCGCCGACTCACCTCCGCCCAGGAGAAGCTGGGCACCGCGCTGGTGCGCGGCGGCGGCCCGCTCGTGGTGATAGCCCGCTTCGCGCCCGCGGGACGCTCGGTCGTCAGCCTGAGCGCGGGCGCGGCCCACCGGAGGGTGAAGGAATTCCTGCCGTGGTCGGCGGTGGCCGGGCTCGCCTGGGCGGCGTACAGCGTGGCCCTCGGCTATGTCGGCGGCCAGTGGCTCGGCGCCACCTGGCTCGGCACGGCGGTCTCGGTGCTCGCGCTGTTCGCGGCGGGCGCCGGTGCGGCGTATGTGATGAAGCGCCCGGGTGAGCGTGAGACGGGTCCGCTCCCCGCGGGTCCGGCGGGACAGCCGCTGCCCGGCGTCCACCAGGCGCGGTAG
- a CDS encoding DoxX family protein, protein MSSSPTPRALGEALDNAKPYVLSLFRIVVGLLFFCHGASSLLGWFGGMMGTGKTVEAGTWPGWYAAVIQLVGGALVMLGVGSRSAAFISSGSMAYAYFHEHQPEKLWPIQNGGEPAAMFCWALLLIVFTGPGPWALDRIFGSARASETAPEARREPSRV, encoded by the coding sequence ATGTCTTCTTCCCCCACCCCCCGCGCCCTCGGCGAGGCGCTCGACAACGCCAAGCCGTATGTCCTCTCCCTCTTCCGCATCGTGGTCGGGCTGCTGTTCTTCTGCCACGGCGCCTCGTCGCTGCTCGGCTGGTTCGGCGGCATGATGGGCACCGGCAAGACCGTCGAGGCCGGCACCTGGCCCGGCTGGTACGCGGCCGTCATCCAGCTCGTCGGCGGCGCGCTGGTGATGCTCGGCGTCGGCAGCCGCAGCGCGGCCTTCATCTCCTCCGGCTCGATGGCCTACGCGTACTTCCACGAGCACCAGCCCGAGAAGCTGTGGCCCATTCAGAACGGCGGCGAGCCCGCCGCGATGTTCTGCTGGGCCCTGCTGCTGATCGTCTTCACCGGCCCCGGGCCCTGGGCGCTGGACCGGATATTCGGCTCGGCCCGCGCGAGCGAGACGGCGCCGGAAGCGCGGCGCGAGCCGTCCCGGGTCTGA
- a CDS encoding FAD/NAD(P)-binding protein, with translation MAGDPHAIAVVGAGPRGTSVLERLCASAPELAPGTPLTVHMVDPSPPGAGRVWRTAQPDELLMNTVASQVTLFTDASVECGGPVRTGPSLYEWVSARGLAPGLGPDDYPSRALYGRYLEWVFGEVVRGAPDTVTVRTHRARAVRLEERADGTQALTLDDGSRLEELRAVVLAQGHLPTATDATERRYAAHAERHGLRYYPPANPADVDLSLIAPGESVLLRGLGLNFFDHMALLTAGRGGTFVPNARGGLDYRPSGLEPRLYAGSRRGIPYHARGDNAKGPCGRHTPLLLTPDVLGHFRERADAGDPPDFLTEIWPLVAKEAETVYYETLLALRAPDTHAPAAPEAPETPAPGSGPPAPFTPARFRRHFLATEHGSPEEAAVLAEYGIPEARRWSWEAVAEPHRGRRFTGRDDFRRWLLAYAHQDAAHARLGNVEGPVKAALDVLRDLRNEVRLIVDHGGLTGASRRAHLDRWYTPLNAFLSIGPPRRRIEEMAALIEAGVLDVLGPRLEVTLESPDQGAEKAGFAARSAEVPGPPVAATTLIEARLPEPDVRRTADELLIHLLETGQCRPHRVEDYETGGIDVTTTPYRLVDAQGRPHPRRFALGVPTEGVHWVTAAGARPGVNSVTLCDTDAIARAVLRVTAAPEPRQEGAPMCAVGL, from the coding sequence TTGGCCGGAGACCCCCACGCGATAGCCGTCGTCGGCGCCGGGCCGCGCGGCACCAGCGTGCTGGAGCGCCTGTGCGCCTCGGCCCCGGAGCTGGCGCCCGGAACCCCGCTGACCGTGCACATGGTGGACCCCTCCCCGCCCGGCGCGGGACGGGTCTGGCGCACCGCCCAGCCGGACGAGTTGCTGATGAACACCGTGGCCTCGCAGGTCACCCTGTTCACCGACGCGAGCGTCGAATGCGGCGGACCGGTGCGGACCGGGCCGAGCCTGTACGAATGGGTCAGCGCGCGCGGACTGGCGCCCGGCCTCGGCCCGGACGACTACCCCAGCCGCGCGCTCTACGGCCGCTATCTGGAGTGGGTGTTCGGCGAGGTGGTGCGGGGCGCGCCGGACACCGTGACCGTCCGGACACACCGGGCCCGCGCCGTACGGCTGGAGGAACGGGCCGACGGCACGCAGGCGCTGACGCTGGATGACGGGAGCCGGCTGGAGGAGCTGCGCGCGGTCGTCCTGGCGCAGGGCCATTTGCCGACGGCCACCGACGCCACGGAGCGGCGGTACGCGGCCCACGCGGAGCGGCACGGGCTGCGCTACTACCCGCCTGCCAACCCCGCCGATGTCGACTTGTCGCTCATCGCGCCGGGCGAGTCGGTGCTGCTGCGCGGCCTCGGCCTCAACTTCTTCGACCACATGGCGCTGCTGACGGCGGGCCGGGGCGGCACGTTCGTCCCGAACGCGCGCGGCGGTCTGGACTACCGGCCCTCGGGGCTCGAGCCACGGCTGTACGCGGGGTCGCGGCGCGGCATCCCCTACCACGCGCGGGGCGACAACGCGAAGGGGCCGTGCGGCCGCCACACCCCGCTGCTGCTGACCCCCGATGTGCTCGGCCACTTCCGCGAGCGCGCGGACGCCGGCGATCCGCCGGACTTCCTCACCGAGATATGGCCACTTGTGGCCAAGGAGGCCGAGACGGTCTACTACGAGACGCTGCTGGCCCTCCGCGCCCCCGACACCCACGCCCCGGCCGCTCCGGAAGCCCCGGAGACCCCTGCGCCCGGCTCCGGACCCCCCGCCCCGTTCACCCCAGCACGCTTCAGGCGTCACTTTTTGGCCACCGAGCACGGCAGCCCCGAAGAGGCCGCCGTGCTCGCGGAGTACGGCATTCCGGAGGCGCGGCGCTGGTCCTGGGAAGCGGTGGCCGAGCCGCACCGCGGACGCCGGTTCACGGGGCGTGACGACTTCCGGCGGTGGCTGCTGGCCTACGCCCACCAGGACGCGGCGCACGCGCGGCTGGGCAATGTCGAGGGCCCGGTCAAGGCCGCACTCGACGTGCTGCGCGACCTCCGCAACGAGGTGCGTCTGATCGTCGACCACGGCGGGCTGACGGGGGCGTCCCGCCGCGCCCATCTGGACCGCTGGTACACCCCGCTCAACGCCTTCCTCTCGATCGGCCCACCGCGCCGCCGGATCGAGGAGATGGCCGCGCTGATCGAGGCGGGGGTCCTGGACGTCCTCGGCCCGCGGCTTGAAGTGACCTTGGAAAGTCCAGACCAAGGGGCCGAGAAGGCCGGTTTCGCCGCCCGGTCGGCCGAGGTGCCGGGCCCGCCGGTGGCGGCCACGACCCTGATCGAGGCCCGGCTGCCGGAGCCGGATGTGCGCCGGACCGCCGATGAGTTGCTGATCCATCTGCTGGAGACCGGGCAGTGCCGACCGCACCGGGTGGAGGACTACGAGACCGGCGGCATCGATGTCACCACCACCCCCTACCGGCTGGTGGACGCCCAGGGCCGCCCGCATCCACGGCGGTTCGCCCTCGGGGTGCCGACCGAGGGGGTCCACTGGGTGACGGCCGCGGGCGCGCGGCCGGGCGTGAACTCCGTCACCCTCTGCGACACGGACGCGATAGCACGAGCGGTGCTGCGCGTGACGGCCGCGCCGGAACCGCGTCAGGAAGGTGCCCCGATGTGCGCCGTGGGGCTCTGA
- a CDS encoding alkaline phosphatase D family protein produces MAGLRLGPLLRHVDWETGTGATVWVEADRPCEAEVRCADGAGGTAPTWQIAGHHYALIPVTGLRPGAETAYRVLLDGEQVWPLPDSPFPDSTIRTPAPGTDAPVRVAFGSCRWAAPPSDASHDPVGPDALDTLAQALARAPEAPRPDVLVLLGDQVYADETSAETRRWLAGRRDLSEPPGEQVADYEEYTRLYYESWLDPEVRWLLSTVPSCMIFDDHDVIDDWNTSEAWQRRMRATPWWRERILSGLMSYWVHQHLGNLSPAELAADPLYAEVRAAEDGTEALREFAARADADPGYTRWSYRRDFGRTRLLMVDTRAARVLEEGRRAMLTDKEFAWVREQAMDGVGGAPGFPADPEEPGTSGAYDHLLLGTSLPWLLPHFVHDVEAWNASVCGGRRGGRWARIAEDLRQRGDLEHWAAFPESFDALTDTIAAVGGAPGAPATISVLSGDVHHAYVATPDWSRWPSRPPRSQVRQLTCSPVHNSIYASIRLGFRFGWSAAGRALGRAFRRHGRVPHPRLSWHKTGGPWFGNQLMTLTLRGRSAHLRLDQAQSDPAGGGARLVTALETDWTG; encoded by the coding sequence ATGGCCGGGCTGCGCCTGGGACCACTGCTGCGCCATGTCGACTGGGAGACCGGTACCGGCGCGACCGTCTGGGTCGAGGCCGACCGGCCCTGTGAGGCCGAGGTGCGGTGCGCCGACGGTGCGGGCGGCACCGCCCCCACCTGGCAGATCGCCGGCCACCACTACGCCCTGATCCCGGTCACCGGGCTGCGCCCGGGCGCCGAGACCGCCTACCGGGTGCTGCTCGACGGTGAGCAGGTCTGGCCGCTGCCCGACTCTCCCTTCCCCGACAGCACCATCCGCACCCCCGCCCCGGGGACGGACGCGCCCGTGCGCGTGGCCTTCGGCTCCTGCCGGTGGGCCGCGCCGCCCTCCGACGCCTCGCACGATCCCGTAGGGCCCGACGCGCTCGACACCCTCGCGCAGGCGCTCGCCCGCGCCCCGGAGGCCCCGCGCCCCGATGTGCTGGTGCTGCTGGGCGACCAGGTGTACGCGGACGAGACCTCCGCCGAGACCCGGCGCTGGCTGGCCGGGCGCCGCGATCTGAGCGAGCCGCCGGGTGAGCAGGTGGCGGACTACGAGGAGTACACCCGGCTCTACTACGAGTCCTGGCTGGACCCCGAGGTGCGGTGGCTGCTCTCCACCGTCCCCAGCTGCATGATCTTCGACGACCACGATGTCATCGACGACTGGAACACCAGCGAGGCATGGCAGCGCCGGATGCGCGCCACCCCGTGGTGGCGGGAGCGGATACTGAGCGGGCTGATGTCCTACTGGGTCCATCAGCACCTGGGCAACCTCTCCCCCGCCGAACTGGCCGCCGACCCGCTCTACGCGGAGGTGCGCGCGGCGGAGGACGGCACCGAGGCGCTGCGGGAGTTCGCCGCCCGCGCCGACGCCGATCCGGGGTACACCCGCTGGAGCTACCGCCGCGACTTCGGCCGCACCCGGCTGCTGATGGTCGACACCCGCGCGGCGCGGGTGCTCGAGGAAGGCCGGCGGGCGATGCTGACCGACAAGGAGTTCGCCTGGGTGCGTGAGCAGGCCATGGACGGGGTGGGCGGCGCCCCCGGCTTCCCCGCCGACCCGGAGGAGCCCGGGACCTCCGGCGCTTACGACCATCTGCTGCTCGGCACCTCGCTGCCCTGGCTGCTGCCGCACTTCGTGCATGACGTGGAGGCGTGGAACGCCTCGGTGTGCGGCGGCAGACGCGGTGGGCGCTGGGCGCGGATCGCCGAGGACCTGCGGCAGCGCGGCGACCTGGAGCACTGGGCCGCGTTCCCCGAGTCCTTCGACGCGCTCACCGACACCATCGCCGCGGTGGGCGGCGCGCCGGGGGCGCCCGCCACGATCAGCGTGCTCTCCGGCGATGTGCACCACGCCTATGTGGCCACCCCGGACTGGTCGCGGTGGCCGTCCCGGCCACCCCGCAGCCAGGTGCGCCAGTTGACCTGCTCCCCGGTCCACAACAGCATCTACGCCTCGATACGGCTCGGCTTCCGCTTCGGCTGGAGCGCGGCGGGCCGCGCCCTGGGCCGGGCGTTCCGGCGCCATGGGCGGGTGCCGCACCCCCGCTTGAGCTGGCACAAGACGGGTGGGCCCTGGTTCGGCAACCAGCTGATGACGCTGACCCTCCGGGGCCGTAGCGCGCATCTGCGGCTGGACCAGGCGCAGTCGGACCCCGCGGGCGGCGGCGCCCGGCTGGTGACGGCGCTGGAGACGGACTGGACGGGCTAA